The genomic window CGGCTGGTTGTGATGGACCGCGGCGAGGTGGTCGAGGTCGGTCCGCACGACGACCTGATGGCGAAGCAGGGCGCCTATTGGCGGCTCTACCAGGCGCAACTGCGCCAGGCGGACGACGATGCGAGCGAAGGCGCGGTGAACGAACGTGCGGGCGCCCAGGTGCAGTTGGTGCCGAGCCATGCGGCGCACCCGGCGGGAGACGCGTGATGAGCAACAGCAACAACACAGCCGCTGCCCCGGTTTTTGACCTTGCGCGCGATGCCTTCGACCGCCTTGTGCTGACCGATGCCGGGGGCGAGCGCCACGTGGGCGTGACGCCAGTGCGTGCATTTCCGCTCAGCGCGCCCGGAGAGGGCGTGTCGCTGGTTGGCGGCGAAGGCCGCGAGCTGGTCTGGATCGATCGCGTCGAGGCCCTGCCGCCTGAAACGCGTGCATTGCTCGAGCAAGAGCTGGCGGTGCGCGACTTTGCGCCCACGCTGCTGAAGCTGCACGGCGTGTCGAGCTTCGGCGTGCCCAGCACCTGGACCGTGAACACCGACCGCGGCGAAACCACCTTCGTGCTCAAGGCCGAGGAAGACATCCGCCGGCTCGAAGGCGGCGCGTTGCTGATTGCCAGCGCGCACGGCGTGCAGTTCCGCATTCCCGACGTGAAGGCGCTCGACCGCCCATCGCGCAAGCTGCTCGAGCGCTTTCTCTAGCAGGCTGCGAAAATCAGGGCTTTTGTACCCGCGACGGCTCACTGCCGTCGAAGAGAAATGCCCCTGCACACCACCGCCCTCGTCCTGTTCTCCGGTGGCCAGGACTCGACCACCTGCCTCGCGGATGCGCTCTCCAAATACCAGCGCGTCGAAACGCTGGGCTTCGACTACGGCCAGCGGCACCGCGTCGAACTCGACGTGCGCGGCACCATCCTTTCGAAGATGCGCGAGCGCTTTCCAGACTGGGCGCCGCGCCTGGGCGAAGACCACGTGCTCACGCTCGCCGCGCTGGCGCAGCTCGGCGGCTCTTCGCTCACGGAAGAGGTAGCGTTCGAAATGCAGGCCGACGGCCTGCCCAACACCTTCGTGCCCGGCCGCAACCTGCTGTTCCTCACGCTTGCTGGCGCGCTGGCCTACCGGCGCGGCCTGCAGGTGATCGTTACCGGCGTCTGCGAAACCGACTTTTCGGGCTACCCCGACTGCCGCGACGACACCATGAAGGCAATGCAGCTCGCGCTCTCGCTCGGGCTGGAGCGCCGCCTCGTCATCGAAACGCCGCTGATGTGGATCGACAAGGCCGAGACCTGGCAGATGGCGCACCGCCTCGGCGGCGAGCCGCTGGTCGACCTGATCGTGGAAGAAACCCACACCTGCTATCTGGGCGATCGGGAGCATCGCCAGGCCTGGGGCTACGGCTGCGGCGAATGCCCCGCTTGCGATTTGCGC from Variovorax paradoxus includes these protein-coding regions:
- a CDS encoding DUF1854 domain-containing protein encodes the protein MSNSNNTAAAPVFDLARDAFDRLVLTDAGGERHVGVTPVRAFPLSAPGEGVSLVGGEGRELVWIDRVEALPPETRALLEQELAVRDFAPTLLKLHGVSSFGVPSTWTVNTDRGETTFVLKAEEDIRRLEGGALLIASAHGVQFRIPDVKALDRPSRKLLERFL
- the queC gene encoding 7-cyano-7-deazaguanine synthase QueC; translated protein: MPLHTTALVLFSGGQDSTTCLADALSKYQRVETLGFDYGQRHRVELDVRGTILSKMRERFPDWAPRLGEDHVLTLAALAQLGGSSLTEEVAFEMQADGLPNTFVPGRNLLFLTLAGALAYRRGLQVIVTGVCETDFSGYPDCRDDTMKAMQLALSLGLERRLVIETPLMWIDKAETWQMAHRLGGEPLVDLIVEETHTCYLGDREHRQAWGYGCGECPACDLRKKGWERYAAAAPAGVTSTR